Within Desulfolithobacter dissulfuricans, the genomic segment ATGACTACAAAAACGCCCGGCATCTCGTCCTGTTCGGGCGCAACATCCTCACATCCCTGAAGGTGGCCGAGGCCTCCGCCGTGGTTGAGATGCTCCGCCGCGGCGGCAAAATAACGGCCGTGGATGTCAGGGTCACCCCGACATCGGGCAAGGCGAACCGGTTCTTTCTGGTCCGGCCGGGGACCGATTATGCCCTGGCACTGGGCATGGTCAACGAGATGCTCAAGCAGAAGGCCTACGACCAGAAGTTCATCAAGAAGTACGTCAAGGACTTCAGCAAGCTGCAGTCGTTTGTCAAGCCCTACACCGCAGCCTGGGCGGCCAAGGAGTGCGGGGTGGACGCTGCGACCATCAAGGCCTTTGTCACGGACATCAAGCAGGACATGCCCAGGGTCATTTTCCATCCCGGCTGGAACCTGGCCCGGTACAAGGATTCCTTTTACGTCTCGCGGATGCTCCACATCATGAACATCCTGATGGGCAACATCGAGGTCGAGGGCGGCCAGTTCTTTCCCAAGAGTCCGGCCGACTGCGGCAAAAAGGGGCTCCGTAATGTAGACTGCCCCAAGCCCGATATCGAGCGGGCCGACGGCTGCGGCTCCACCTATCCACACCTGGACAAGGGTCCGGGCCTGGAGCACCTGCTCCTGCCGCCCATGAAGACCGGCAAGCCCTATCCCATCAAGGCGCTCATCTCCAACCGGCATGATCTCATGGCATCCCTGCCGGACAAGGAACAGCTCCTCGACTATCTCAACCACTGTGAGCTCCTGGTCTCCATGGATGCCCTCTGGGGAGAGTTCACCTGGTACTGTGACGTGGTGCTGCCCGAATCCACCTTTCTGGAACGGTCCAACCAGCTGGTTACCCAGAAAGGTCTCAAGCCACGCTTTGCCATTCGCCAGCAGGCGGTCAGCCCGCGCTACGACACCAAGCCTTCCTGGGAAATATACAAGATGCTGGCCGACAAGATGGGCGTAGGCGAATACTTCCCCTACGAAACCATAGAGGATTACTGGAACTGGCAACTGGAGCCCACCGGATACTCCATCGAGGATTTCCAGGAAAAAGGCTTTGTCGAGCTCACCGACGAGCCGGTCTGGTATGACCGCGACAAGCTGGACGGTAAGTTCAAGACCCCGTCCGGCAAGATCGAGATCATCTCCAAGATGCTCGAAGATGCCGGTATCGAGTCCCTCAAACCCTACGAACCGCCCCAGGCGCCTGAAAAAGGTACATTCCGCCTGGTCTACGGCCGGCCAGCCTGGCTCGCCCACAACCAGTCCACCAACAACCCGATACTCAGCCAGCTGACCCCGGGAAACCGCAACAATATCTGGATCAACAGGGAGGTTGCCGAGAGCCTGGGTATCAGGAATGGCGACTGGGTGGAGGTCAAATCAGCCGGTGAATACGGCGGTCCCCTCCAGGCCTTTGTCACCGAGTATATCCATCCAGAGGCAGTGTACACCGACCATGGATTTGGCAAGGAAGTTCCCGTACAG encodes:
- a CDS encoding molybdopterin-containing oxidoreductase family protein, whose amino-acid sequence is MKKSVYSLCGMCAVRCPLRAEVEGDEVTWLEGNPHILGGALCAKGSAGIARYRDDERPHGPLIREGERGEGRWRQVSWDEAITYVTDKLKAIQKKYGKESVMVTSRGGPFQNQYKTFCHAIGSPNYTNHDCTCGRNTHHASKSLYGLGRKGLAYDYKNARHLVLFGRNILTSLKVAEASAVVEMLRRGGKITAVDVRVTPTSGKANRFFLVRPGTDYALALGMVNEMLKQKAYDQKFIKKYVKDFSKLQSFVKPYTAAWAAKECGVDAATIKAFVTDIKQDMPRVIFHPGWNLARYKDSFYVSRMLHIMNILMGNIEVEGGQFFPKSPADCGKKGLRNVDCPKPDIERADGCGSTYPHLDKGPGLEHLLLPPMKTGKPYPIKALISNRHDLMASLPDKEQLLDYLNHCELLVSMDALWGEFTWYCDVVLPESTFLERSNQLVTQKGLKPRFAIRQQAVSPRYDTKPSWEIYKMLADKMGVGEYFPYETIEDYWNWQLEPTGYSIEDFQEKGFVELTDEPVWYDRDKLDGKFKTPSGKIEIISKMLEDAGIESLKPYEPPQAPEKGTFRLVYGRPAWLAHNQSTNNPILSQLTPGNRNNIWINREVAESLGIRNGDWVEVKSAGEYGGPLQAFVTEYIHPEAVYTDHGFGKEVPVQSRAYNKGVSDAKLMTGLLDVWDRAGGAVALCESFVTLSPCEPPADA